In a genomic window of Suricata suricatta isolate VVHF042 chromosome 12, meerkat_22Aug2017_6uvM2_HiC, whole genome shotgun sequence:
- the SLC25A42 gene encoding mitochondrial coenzyme A transporter SLC25A42 isoform X4 has protein sequence MGNGVKESAARVREDAEAVLPSCVNSKSDHRQVLSSLLSGALAGALAKTAVAPLDRTKIIFQVSSKRFSAKEAFRLLYFTYLNEGFLSLWRGNSATMVRVVPYAAIQFSAHEEYKRILGRYYGFCGEALPPWPRLLAGALAGTTAASLTYPLDLVRARMAVTPKEMYSNIFHVFIRISREEGLKTLYHGFTPTVLGVIPYAGLSFFTYETLKSLHRGDMTPLSPEPPASEQPSPKSIIWILDSVAKVGRQEWVFPSVAHPSGL, from the exons ATGGGTAATGGTGTGAAGGAAAGTGCGGCGCGTGTGCGTGAGGATGCCGAGGCCGTCCTGCCCTCATGTGTCAATTCCAAG AGTGACCACAGGCAAGTTCTCAGCTCCCTCCTGTCTGGGGCCCTGGCTGGTGCTCTTGCCAAAACGGCAGTAGCTCCCTTGGACCGAACCAAAATCATCTTCCAAG TGTCTTCAAAAAGATTTTCTGCCAAG GAGGCGTTCCGGCTCCTCTACTTCACCTACCTCAACGAGGGCTTCCTCAGCCTGTGGCGCGGGAACTCGGCCACCATGGTGCGCGTGGTGCCCTACGCCGCCATCCAGTTCAGCGCCCACGAGGAGTACAAACGTATCCTGGGCCGCTACTATGGCTTCTGCGGAGA AGCCCTGCCCCCTTGGCCCCGCCTGCTGGCGGGCGCACTAGCCGGCACGACAGCTGCTTCGCTGACCTACCCCCTGGACCTGGTCAGAGCGAGGATGGCCGTGACCCCAAAGGAAAT GTACAGCAACATCTTTCATGTCTTCATCCGCATCTCCCGAGAGGAGGGCCTGAAGACCCTCTACCACGGGTTCACGCCCACCGTGCTGGGGGTCATTCCCTACGCCGGTCTGAGCTTCTTCACCTATGAGACGCTCAAGAGCCTGCACAGAG GTGACATGACTCCCCTGTCACCAGAGCCTCCTGCTTCGGAACAGCCTTCTCCCAAGAGCATTATTTGGATCCTGGACTCCGTGGCCAAAGTAGGGCGCCAGGAGTGGGTCTTCCCCTCTGTGGCCCACCCATCGGGTTTGTAA
- the SLC25A42 gene encoding mitochondrial coenzyme A transporter SLC25A42 isoform X3 has translation MGNGVKESAARVREDAEAVLPSCVNSKSDHRQVLSSLLSGALAGALAKTAVAPLDRTKIIFQVSSKRFSAKEAFRLLYFTYLNEGFLSLWRGNSATMVRVVPYAAIQFSAHEEYKRILGRYYGFCGEALPPWPRLLAGALAGTTAASLTYPLDLVRARMAVTPKEMYSNIFHVFIRISREEGLKTLYHGFTPTVLGVIPYAGLSFFTYETLKSLHRGVDVAPRRFLLKNMFQVKSRPCVPHPHPRPLLGPLHKNCIPHAADASTRISMCDRNIPCSAVNGDHG, from the exons ATGGGTAATGGTGTGAAGGAAAGTGCGGCGCGTGTGCGTGAGGATGCCGAGGCCGTCCTGCCCTCATGTGTCAATTCCAAG AGTGACCACAGGCAAGTTCTCAGCTCCCTCCTGTCTGGGGCCCTGGCTGGTGCTCTTGCCAAAACGGCAGTAGCTCCCTTGGACCGAACCAAAATCATCTTCCAAG TGTCTTCAAAAAGATTTTCTGCCAAG GAGGCGTTCCGGCTCCTCTACTTCACCTACCTCAACGAGGGCTTCCTCAGCCTGTGGCGCGGGAACTCGGCCACCATGGTGCGCGTGGTGCCCTACGCCGCCATCCAGTTCAGCGCCCACGAGGAGTACAAACGTATCCTGGGCCGCTACTATGGCTTCTGCGGAGA AGCCCTGCCCCCTTGGCCCCGCCTGCTGGCGGGCGCACTAGCCGGCACGACAGCTGCTTCGCTGACCTACCCCCTGGACCTGGTCAGAGCGAGGATGGCCGTGACCCCAAAGGAAAT GTACAGCAACATCTTTCATGTCTTCATCCGCATCTCCCGAGAGGAGGGCCTGAAGACCCTCTACCACGGGTTCACGCCCACCGTGCTGGGGGTCATTCCCTACGCCGGTCTGAGCTTCTTCACCTATGAGACGCTCAAGAGCCTGCACAGAG GTGTTGACGTTGCTCCAAGACGTTTTCTGTTAAAGAACATGTTCCAGGTGAAGTCGAGGCCCtgtgttccccacccccacccccgccccctgctggGGCCTCTTCACAAGAACTGCATCCCTCACGCTGCTGATGCTTCCACACGCATTTCTATGTGTGACAGGAACATACCTTGCAGTGCTGTGAACGGTGACCACGGCTGA
- the TMEM161A gene encoding transmembrane protein 161A — translation MAVLGVQLVVTLLTATLMHRLAPHCSFARWLLCNGSLFRYKHPSEEELRALEGKQRPRGRKDRWANGYSEEKPLSVPRDAPFQLETCPLTAVDALVLRFFLEYQWFVDFAVYAGGVYVFTEAYYYVLGPAQETNIAVFWCLLTVAFSIKMFLTVTRLYFSAEEGGERSVCLTFAFFFLLLAMLVQVVREETLELGLEPGLASVTQNLEPLLKMQGWDWALPLAKLAIRMGLAFVGSMLGAFLTFPGLRLAQTHLDALTMSEDRPMLQFLLQMSFLSPLIILALWTKPIARDFLHQAPVGGMPVSLLSDSAFDSLRLWVLVALCLLRLAVTRPHLQAYLCLAKARVEQLRREAGRIEAREIQRRVVRVYCYVTVVSLQYLTPLILTFNCTLLLKTLGGYSWGLGPAPLLSPTPASAHDRLVGPEDDEAQQMAARITGALGSLLTPLFLRGVLTFLIWWTTACQLLSSLFGLYFHRHLAGS, via the exons GCGGTCCTGGGCGTGCAACTGGTGGTGACCCTGCTCACCGCCACCCTCATGCATAGGCTGGCGCCGCACTGCTCCTTCGCTCGCTGGCTGCTCTGCAATGGCAG TCTCTTCCGATACAAGCACCCTTCTGAGGAAGAGCTTCGGGCCCTGGAAGGaaagcagaggcccagaggcaggaaggaccg gtggGCCAATGGCTATAGTGAAGAGAAGCCCTTGTCTGTGCCCCGAGACGCCCCTTTCCAGCTGGAGACCTGTCCCCTCACAGCGGTTGACGCCCTTG TCCTGCGCTTCTTCCTGGAATATCAGTGGTTCGTGGACTTCGCCGTGTACGCGGGTGGCGTGTATGTCTTCACAGAGGCCTACTACTACGTGCTGGGCCCGGCCCAGGAGACCAACATCGCCGTGTTCTGGTGCTTGCTCACTGTCGCTTTCTCCAT caagaTGTTCCTGACAGTGACCCGGCTATACTTCAGCGCCGAGGAGGGGGGCGAACGCTCTGTCTGCCTCACCTTCGccttcttcttcctgctcctgGCCATGCTGGTGCAGGTGGTGCGGGAGGAGACTCtggagctgggcctggagccaG GCCTCGCCAGTGTGACCCAGAACTTGGAGCCACTTCTGAAGATGCAGGGCTGGGACTGGGC gcTCCCTCTGGCCAAGCTGGCTATCCGCATGGGGCTGGCATTTGTGGGATCCATGCTGGGGGCCTTCCTCACCTTTCCAGGCCTGCGGCTGGCCCAGACACATCTGGATGCGCTGACCATGTCGGAAGATCGGCCCATGCTGCA GTTCCTTCTGCAGATGAGCTTCCTGTCCCCTCTGATCATCCTGGCGCTCTGGACCAAGCCCATTGCACGAGACTTCCTGCACCAGGCACCCGTTGGGGGGATGCCTGTCTCCCT gcTGTCGGACTCAGCCTTCGACTCCCTGCGCCTCTGGGTGCTGGTGGCATTGTGCCTGCTGAGGCTGGCAGTGACCCGGCCCCACCTGCAGGCCTACCTGTGCCTGGCCAAGGCCCGCGTGGAGCAGCTGCGGCGGGAGGCCGGCCGCATAGAGGCCCGTGAGATCCAGAGGCGG GTGGTGCGGGTCTACTGCTACGTGACAGTGGTGAGCCTGCAGTACCTGACACCGCTCATCCTCACCTTCAACTGCACACTGCTGCTCAAGACGCTGG GCGGCTACTCCTGGGGCCTGGGCCCGGCTCCCCTGCTGTCCCCTACTCCGGCCTCAGCCCACGATCGCCTGGTGGGCCCGGAGGACGATGAGGCCCAGCAGATGGCAGCGCGGATCACAGGGGCCCTGGGCAGCCTGCTCACGCCCCTCTTCCTCCGCGGGGTCCTCACCTTCCTCATCTGGTGGACCACCGCCTGCCAACTGCTCTCCAGCCTCTTCGGCCTGTACTTCCACCGGCACCTGGCGGGCTCCTAG
- the SLC25A42 gene encoding mitochondrial coenzyme A transporter SLC25A42 isoform X1: MGNGVKESAARVREDAEAVLPSCVNSKSDHRQVLSSLLSGALAGALAKTAVAPLDRTKIIFQVSSKRFSAKEAFRLLYFTYLNEGFLSLWRGNSATMVRVVPYAAIQFSAHEEYKRILGRYYGFCGEALPPWPRLLAGALAGTTAASLTYPLDLVRARMAVTPKEMYSNIFHVFIRISREEGLKTLYHGFTPTVLGVIPYAGLSFFTYETLKSLHREYSGRPQPYPFERMIFGACAGLIGQSASYPLDVVRRRMQTAGVTGHPHASIAHTLRAIVREEGAVRGLYKGLSMNWLKGPIAVGISFTTFDLMQILLRHLQS, translated from the exons ATGGGTAATGGTGTGAAGGAAAGTGCGGCGCGTGTGCGTGAGGATGCCGAGGCCGTCCTGCCCTCATGTGTCAATTCCAAG AGTGACCACAGGCAAGTTCTCAGCTCCCTCCTGTCTGGGGCCCTGGCTGGTGCTCTTGCCAAAACGGCAGTAGCTCCCTTGGACCGAACCAAAATCATCTTCCAAG TGTCTTCAAAAAGATTTTCTGCCAAG GAGGCGTTCCGGCTCCTCTACTTCACCTACCTCAACGAGGGCTTCCTCAGCCTGTGGCGCGGGAACTCGGCCACCATGGTGCGCGTGGTGCCCTACGCCGCCATCCAGTTCAGCGCCCACGAGGAGTACAAACGTATCCTGGGCCGCTACTATGGCTTCTGCGGAGA AGCCCTGCCCCCTTGGCCCCGCCTGCTGGCGGGCGCACTAGCCGGCACGACAGCTGCTTCGCTGACCTACCCCCTGGACCTGGTCAGAGCGAGGATGGCCGTGACCCCAAAGGAAAT GTACAGCAACATCTTTCATGTCTTCATCCGCATCTCCCGAGAGGAGGGCCTGAAGACCCTCTACCACGGGTTCACGCCCACCGTGCTGGGGGTCATTCCCTACGCCGGTCTGAGCTTCTTCACCTATGAGACGCTCAAGAGCCTGCACAGAG AGTACAGCGGCCGCCCACAGCCCTACCCCTTTGAGCGCATGATATTTGGGGCCTGTGCTGGCCTCATCGGGCAGTCAGCCTCTTACCCCCTGGACGTGGTGCGGCGGCGCATGCAGACAGCCGGGGTCACGGGTCACCCGCATGCATCCATCGCGCACACGCTGCGTGCCATCGTGCGGGAGGAGGGCGCCGTGCGTGGCCTCTACAAGGGCCTGAGCATGAACTGGCTCAAGGGCCCCATCGCCGTGGGCATCAGCTTCACCACCTTCGACCTCATGCAGATCCTGCTGCGGCACCTGCAGAGCTAG
- the SLC25A42 gene encoding mitochondrial coenzyme A transporter SLC25A42 isoform X2: MGNGVKESAARVREDAEAVLPSCVNSKSDHRQVLSSLLSGALAGALAKTAVAPLDRTKIIFQVSSKRFSAKEAFRLLYFTYLNEGFLSLWRGNSATMVRVVPYAAIQFSAHEEYKRILGRYYGFCGEALPPWPRLLAGALAGTTAASLTYPLDLVRARMAVTPKEMYSNIFHVFIRISREEGLKTLYHGFTPTVLGVIPYAGLSFFTYETLKSLHRENSDCKRVAGSGSAGQFPLPRCLLWPVSDVSLRSHPVRKHSSLLRTDVGELLEAPFLSPTGPEGRNASPSNCWDCLVITR, from the exons ATGGGTAATGGTGTGAAGGAAAGTGCGGCGCGTGTGCGTGAGGATGCCGAGGCCGTCCTGCCCTCATGTGTCAATTCCAAG AGTGACCACAGGCAAGTTCTCAGCTCCCTCCTGTCTGGGGCCCTGGCTGGTGCTCTTGCCAAAACGGCAGTAGCTCCCTTGGACCGAACCAAAATCATCTTCCAAG TGTCTTCAAAAAGATTTTCTGCCAAG GAGGCGTTCCGGCTCCTCTACTTCACCTACCTCAACGAGGGCTTCCTCAGCCTGTGGCGCGGGAACTCGGCCACCATGGTGCGCGTGGTGCCCTACGCCGCCATCCAGTTCAGCGCCCACGAGGAGTACAAACGTATCCTGGGCCGCTACTATGGCTTCTGCGGAGA AGCCCTGCCCCCTTGGCCCCGCCTGCTGGCGGGCGCACTAGCCGGCACGACAGCTGCTTCGCTGACCTACCCCCTGGACCTGGTCAGAGCGAGGATGGCCGTGACCCCAAAGGAAAT GTACAGCAACATCTTTCATGTCTTCATCCGCATCTCCCGAGAGGAGGGCCTGAAGACCCTCTACCACGGGTTCACGCCCACCGTGCTGGGGGTCATTCCCTACGCCGGTCTGAGCTTCTTCACCTATGAGACGCTCAAGAGCCTGCACAGAG AAAACTCAGACTGTAAAAGAGTTGCAGGGAGTGGGTCGGCCGGCCAGTTCCCTCTGCCAAGGTGTCTTCTGTGGCCAGTTTCCGATGTGTCCCTCCGGAGCCATCCTGTGCGGAAACACTCGTCCCTTTTGAGGACAGACGTG GGAGAACTTCTGGAAGCaccatttctctctcccactggCCCTGAGGGAAGAAACGCAAGCCCAAGCAATTGTTGGGACTGTCTAGTGATCACAAGGTAG